GTCTTGACCGGACTAGAGAAGCCGCACGCCAAAATCAAAGCATGCGAGAGCGGGTGAAGCGCTTTTCAGGGCATGGCGCGTTCAAGTGCGGCCGATTTCTTCCTTCAATCGCAACTTCTGTTTCTTGAGATGTTGGATCGTCGCGGCATCGGGTGCGGGGCGGGCCATCTCTTCGCGAAGCTTGGCTTCGAGGCCGGCATGTTTGGATTGGAGCGCAGTAACGTGTGATGCAGCTGCGGACGACGCCATAGATGATCTCCTTCACTGTCGGGGGGCTGCCCCCGGGGAGCGACTCGTCCGTTGCGGACGAACCGCACAATTCAATCAAACCACAAGATGATTAACTTGCAAACCTATTCATTCGGGTGAATCGGTACCACCACCGCTGCGCACGGCGAGCGGACGGAAAAATGGCACGAAGGGATCGGACCGGCGGATGAATGAGCAGGAGCTTCGCAAACGGCTCGAATTGCTCAAGACCGAGCACCGCGATCTCGACGCGGCGATCGCGGCCTTGACCGAAGCGGGCTCCACCGACCAGTTGCAGATCGCTCGGCTCAAGAAGCGCAAGCTCCGGCTGAAAGACCAGATCGCCATCATCGAAGACACGCTGCTGCCCGATATAATCGCGTGATTCAAAACCCTTGGTCGACGTTGCGGCACGCCCGGACGGGTTAACGCAGGCGCGATTCTGTCTCGCTGCGGGACGCATTTCGATAAGGCCGGGAAATCATACTTATGGGTCTGGAGAAGCACCGACAGCAGGCGTAGCGACCGGAATTGCCATGACTCGCACGACCAGCCTTTCCCGCCCGATTATCGAGGCGCTGTACAACGAGGCGCTGGTGCTCGCCGACGAGGTCCGGGCGGTATTTGCGATGGGAACGCGGGAACCCGATATCGGGGACGACACGCTGGTGCGGCTCGCGCTCTCCACCGAAGGACTCAAGACCACAACCCGGATGATGCATGTGCTGGCATGGCTGCTGAACCAGCGCGCGTATTTCTCCGGCGAGCTGAGCGAAGGCCAGGTGCGCAGGCACGGGGCACTGCCGGAAGATCGCCCTGCCGATCCCGCCCAGCTGCAACTGCTCGAAGAGGGGACGTGCGACCTGATCGAGGAGACCGAGCGACTGCACCGCCGCATCGCCCGGCTCGACGCGGCGTGGCGCAGGAATTTCGAGCTCACCTCTCCGGTGCGCGCGTTCCAAGAACGGATCGGGCGCGAGTTCGAGCGGGGCTAGGCCGCCGCCAGCGCCTTGCGCCAGCGTGACAGGCGCTCCTGCCGCCGCGCGTCGTCCATGTCCGGTTCGAACCGGGTCAGCGTTCCCCGCATCGCTTCGGCAGCGCTTGCCAGATCTGGCTGGACGCCGGCGCCCGCCGCGGCCAGCATCGCAGCGCCGAGCGCGGTGGTCTCGACAAAGGCCGGGCGTTCGACCGTGATGCCGAGCATGTCGGCAAGGTCCTGCGCCATCCAGTCGTTCGCCGCCATGCCGCCGTCGATCCGCAGGGTCTCCCACGCCGTGCCGTCGGCGGCAAAAGCCTCGGCCAGATCGTGGGTCTGGTGCGCCATCGCTTCCAGTGCGGCGCGCGCCAGCTGTGCCTTGCCGGTGGCGAAACTGAGCCCGGTGATCACCCCGCGCGCATCCGCTTTCCAGTGCGGTGCGCCGAGGCCGGACAAGGCGGGCACGATCGTGACTCCGCCCGAATCCGGGATCGAGCGGGCGAGCTCTTCGGTCTGGCTTGAAACCTCGACGATCCCGAGCGAATCGCGCAGCCATTGCACAAGGCTTCCCGCCACAAACACCGAACCTTCGATCGCATAGGTCCGCTCGCCCTCGATCTGGGTCAGCACCGTGCCGAGCAGGCGGTTCTCGGACCGCGGGATCGCGATGCCCTGATTGGTCAGGACGAAGGCACCGGTGCCGTAGGTTGCCTTCGTCTCGCCAGGTGCGAGGCAGGCCTGGCCGATCGTCGCAGCCTGCTGGTCGCCGGCGAGACCGGTAATGGGTATGCGCCTGCCGAACAGCCCCTCTGCCGTCTCGCCCAGCGCACCCGACATGTCGATCACGCGGGGCAGCGCTGAGTGCGGCACGCCGAACAGGTCGCACAGACCCGCGTCGAATTGCGCGCCGCCCAGTTCGAGCAGCAGCGTGCGGCTGGCATTGCTGGCGTCGGTCACGTGATCGCCGCCAGTCAGTTTGAACATCAGCCAGCTTTCGATCGTACCGAAGGCGAGCGTG
The Erythrobacter sp. JK5 DNA segment above includes these coding regions:
- a CDS encoding YdcH family protein, producing MNEQELRKRLELLKTEHRDLDAAIAALTEAGSTDQLQIARLKKRKLRLKDQIAIIEDTLLPDIIA
- a CDS encoding YdcH family protein, whose protein sequence is MASSAAASHVTALQSKHAGLEAKLREEMARPAPDAATIQHLKKQKLRLKEEIGRT
- a CDS encoding DUF1465 family protein, yielding MTRTTSLSRPIIEALYNEALVLADEVRAVFAMGTREPDIGDDTLVRLALSTEGLKTTTRMMHVLAWLLNQRAYFSGELSEGQVRRHGALPEDRPADPAQLQLLEEGTCDLIEETERLHRRIARLDAAWRRNFELTSPVRAFQERIGREFERG
- the glpK gene encoding glycerol kinase GlpK, encoding MSDYILVLDEGTTSTRAMLFASDGVFVASAQKELTQHYPQSGWVEHDAAEIWDKALACALEVIPKAGGAACIAAIGITNQRETVVAWDKTTGEPLTRAIVWQDRRTEPFCAELRGAGHEDDMQRRTGLLLDPYFSGTKMRWMLDNVPEVRAAADKGTLAFGTIESWLMFKLTGGDHVTDASNASRTLLLELGGAQFDAGLCDLFGVPHSALPRVIDMSGALGETAEGLFGRRIPITGLAGDQQAATIGQACLAPGETKATYGTGAFVLTNQGIAIPRSENRLLGTVLTQIEGERTYAIEGSVFVAGSLVQWLRDSLGIVEVSSQTEELARSIPDSGGVTIVPALSGLGAPHWKADARGVITGLSFATGKAQLARAALEAMAHQTHDLAEAFAADGTAWETLRIDGGMAANDWMAQDLADMLGITVERPAFVETTALGAAMLAAAGAGVQPDLASAAEAMRGTLTRFEPDMDDARRQERLSRWRKALAAA